A DNA window from Trypanosoma brucei brucei TREU927 chromosome 10, whole genome shotgun sequence contains the following coding sequences:
- a CDS encoding aquaporin 9, putative — MQSQPDNVAYPMELQAVNKDGTVEVRVQGNVDNSSNERWDADVQKHEVAEAQEKPVGGINFWAPRELRLNYRDYVAEFLGNFVLIYIAKGAVITSLLVPDFGLLGLTIGIGVAVTMALYVSLGISGGHLNSAVTVGNAVFGDFPWRKVPGYIAAQMLGTFLGAACAYGVFADLLKAHGGGELIAFGEKGIAWVFAMYPAEGNGIFYPIFAELISTAVLLLCVCGIFDPNNSPAKGYETVAIGALVFVMVNNFGLASPLAMNPSLDFGPRVFGAILLGGEVFSHANYYFWVPLVVPFFGAILGLFLYKYFLPH, encoded by the coding sequence ATGCAGAGCCAACCAGACAATGTGGCGTATCCCATGGAGCTACAAGCGGTTAATAAGGATGGAACAGTGGAGGTCCGTGTtcagggaaacgttgacaaCAGTAGCAATGAGCGGTGGGATGCAGATGTACAAAAACATGAGGTGGCGGAGGCTCAAGAGAAACCCGTGGGAGGCATCAACTTTTGGGCACCACGGGAACTGCGGCTAAATTACCGCGACTACGTGGCTGAATTTCTGGGAAACTTCGTCCTCATATATATCGCTAAGGGCGCGGTTATCACCTCACTACTTGTTCCAGATTTTGGGCTTCTCGGTCTTACGATTGGTATTGGTGTGGCTGTCACGATGGCTCTGTATGTTTCACTGGGCATCTCCGGTGGCCATCTCAACTCTGCCGTCACCGTTGGCAATGCGGTTTTCGGTGATTTCCCTTGGAGAAAAGTCCCCGGCTACATCGCGGCGCAGATGCTCGGCACTTTCCTTGGTGCTGCCTGCGCTTACGGAGTGTTTGCTGATCTCCTGAAGGCGCatggtggtggtgagttgATTGCCTTCGGTGAAAAGGGGATTGCGTGGGTGTTTGCCATGTACCCCGCGGAAGGAAATGGTATATTTTATCCAATTTTTGCTGAACTCATTTCCACCGCAGTGCTACTGCTCTGTGTCTGCGGTATCTTTGACCCCAATAACTCTCCTGCCAAGGGGTACGAAACGGTAGCTATTGGTGCTCTTGTCTTCGTCATGGTCAACAACTTCGGCTTAGCGTCTCCCCTTGCGATGAATCCCTCACTTGATTTCGGTCCCAGGGTCTTCGGTGCGATCCTTCTCGGGGGGGAAGTTTTTTCACATgcaaattattatttctggGTTCCACTAGTTGTTCCATTCTTTGGAGCTATCCTTGGACTTTTTCTGTacaaatattttcttccacactAA
- a CDS encoding syntaxin 5: MVVERDRSNELHSIFNGMKHGEVLLHNGVRHIDPSRGELLQSNSGLRSSNETQIFNRFAQAFAADLAKVSESIMRLTQLTQRQTVFEDRSSEVTALTQVVKTSLQRLHADLNTLDELKARALDAEKVVLARTRASSGSEAHSLWGGRADVDSLVQSQTKHSDTIVETLRTRLARTGQTFRSTLQQQTKEMKSNAQRRHMFTTGDRPQTFESALFHDQEMQQQQQMQLASRGENVQYYKQRSEAVREIEAAVVEVGEMFNDFTRLVHEQNEIVLRIDTNVETSLRHVNAGSNELLRYLANLTSNRGLIIKIFAVLFFFLLFFGFLVVR, translated from the coding sequence ATGGTTGTAGAGCGCGACCGTTCAAATGAGCTGCACAGCATCTTCAACGGCATGAAGCATGGTGAAGTTTTACTGCACAACGGCGTGCGACATATCGACCCTTCTCGGGGAGAACTTCTGCAGTCGAACTCCGGCCTCCGTTCGAGTAACGAGACACAAATATTTAATCGTTTTGCCCAGGCATTCGCCGCCGACTTGGCGAAAGTGTCGGAGTCCATCATGCGGCTGACGCAACTGACACAACGGCAGACTGTGTTTGAAGATCGCTCATCCGAAGTGACAGCCCTCACACAAGTGGTTAAAACGTCATTACAGCGTCTTCATGCAGATTTGAATACCCTCGACGAACTTAAAGCGCGTGCTTTAGATGCTGAGAAGGTGGTGCTTGCGCGAACGAGGGCCTCTAGTGGCAGTGAAGCACACAGTTTGTGGGGAGGGAGGGCGGACGTTGACTCACTTGTGCAGTCCCAGACAAAGCATAGTGACACTATTGTAGAAACATTGCGCACACGTCTGGCACGAACTGGACAAACATTTCGCTCAACCCTCCAGCAACAGacaaaggaaatgaaaagtaaTGCACAACGTCGTCACATGTTTACCACGGGGGATCGACCACAAACATTTGAAAGCGCATTATTTCACGATCAGGagatgcagcagcaacaacaaatgcaATTGGCGAGTAGAGGAGAAAATGTGCAGTATTATAAACAGCGCAGTGAGGCGGTTCGGGAGATtgaggcagcggtagttgaaGTGGGTGAAATGTTCAATGATTTCACTCGTCTCGTGCATGAACAAAACGAAATTGTTCTCCGCATAGACACAAACGTTGAGACATCACTGCGGCACGTCAATGCTGGAAGTAACGAACTGCTGCGCTACTTGGCGAATCTCACTTCCAACCGCGGTttgataataaaaatatttgCCGTTctgttcttcttccttctgttcTTTGGGTTTCTCGTTGTGCGCTAG
- a CDS encoding aquaglyceroporin, which yields MQSQPDNVAYPMELQAVNKDGTVEVRVQGNDDSSNRKHEVAEAQEEVPGGINFWAPRELRLNYRDYMGELLGTFVLLFMGNGVVATVIIDGKLGFLSITLGWGIAVTMALYVSLGISSGHLNPAVTVGNAVFGDFPWRKVPGYIAAQMLGAFLGAACAYGVFADLLKAHGGGELIAFGEKGTAGVFSTYPRDSNGLFSCIFGEFICTAMLLFCVCGIFDPNNSPAKGHEPLAVGALVFAIGNNIGYSTGYAINPARDFGPRVFSSFLYGGKVFSHANYYFWVPLVIPLFGGIFGLFLYKYFVPH from the coding sequence ATGCAGAGCCAACCAGACAATGTGGCGTATCCCATGGAGCTACAAGCGGTTAATAAGGATGGAACAGTGGAGGTCCGTGTTCAGGGAAACGACGACAGTAGCAACCGGAAACATGAGGTGGCGGAGGCTCAAGAGGAAGTACCGGGAGGCATCAACTTTTGGGCACCACGGGAACTGCGGCTAAATTACCGCGACTACATGGGGGAGCTGCTGGGAACCTTCGTCCTGCTCTTTATGGGTAATGGTGTGGTCGCCACGGTTATCATTGATGGGAAACTGGGGTTCCTCAGCATTACGCTTGGTTGGGGCATTGCCGTCACGATGGCTCTGTATGTTTCATTGGGTATCTCGAGCGGCCACCTTAATCCCGCCGTCACCGTTGGCAATGCGGTTTTCGGTGATTTCCCTTGGAGAAAAGTCCCCGGCTACATCGCGGCGCAGATGCTCGGTGCCTTTCTTGGTGCTGCCTGCGCTTACGGAGTGTTTGCTGATCTCCTGAAGGCGCatggtggtggtgagttgATTGCCTTCGGTGAAAAGGGGACCGCAGGTGTGTTCAGCACCTACCCAAGGGATTCAAATGGTCTATTTTCTTGTATCTTTGGTGAGTTTATATGTACGGCGATGCTATTGTTCTGTGTCTGCGGTATCTTCGACCCCAATAACTCTCCTGCCAAGGGACACGAGCCGTTGGCAGTTGGTGCTCTTGTCTTCGCCATTGGCAATAACATCGGTTACTCAACGGGTTACGCAATAAATCCGGCTCGTGACTTCGGTCCCAGggtcttctcttcttttctttatggTGGGAAGGTGTTTTCACATgcaaattattatttctggGTTCCACTAGTTATTCCATTGTTTGGAGGTATCTTTGGACTTTTTCTGTACAAATATTTTGTGCCACACTAA
- a CDS encoding protein transport protein Sec13, putative, whose product MLHSTRYPSQNRTIGGYGQAAPVAPHDMHQQRQPQQPQQFQQQQPQEHQDIIHDTQFDYYGQQLATASSDRTIGIHTVRDGQMQRVATLIGHEGPVWMVSWAHPRFGTVLASAGYDHKAIVWKEVSQPTRQWRPVHVIDIHQGSVNAVQWAPESPMLATASSDGTVAVTTYEEGAWRESVKLSNNSNNIAHAMGATCVSFAPTCPQLGNGRLLVSGGCDSRVRLWYLPEGGAAGAHPYHFLELLEGHTDWVRDVAFEPLSAATRYAVIASCGQDRSVIIHRKQWSHLTTCIDDRGLRSGEGGRDAMGEVSGGWERSCVLFDEPVWRLSWSPTGGMLVVTTGNSEVFILREGNEFCQPWFKTPLSEYENQNQRVH is encoded by the coding sequence ATGCTTCATTCAACTAGATACCCGTCGCAAAACCGCACTATTGGTGGCTACGGCCAGGCAGCACCAGTGGCACCCCATGATATGCATCAACAGAGACAACCACAGCAGCCCCAACAattccagcagcagcaacctcaGGAACATCAGGACATAATCCACGACACGCAATTCGACTACTACGGACAGCAACTCGCGACCGCAAGCTCCGACCGCACTATAGGCATTCACACGGTCCGAGACGGTCAGATGCAGCGAGTTGCGACCCTCATAGGTCATGAGGGTCCCGTGTGGATGGTGAGTTGGGCACACCCGCGCTTTGGCACTGTCTTGGCATCGGCTGGCTACGATCACAAGGCAATTGTATGGAAAGAAGTGTCGCAACCCACACGCCAATGGCGACCAGTGCATGTGATTGACATTCACCAGGGTAGCGTCAATGCCGTACAGTGGGCACCCGAATCTCCCATGCTTGCGACGGCGAGTAGTGATGGCACCGTGGCAGTAACAACATATGAAGAGGGTGCCTGGCGTGAGAGCGTTAAACTGagtaacaacagcaacaacatcgcACATGCCATGGGAGCCACATGCGTATCATTTGCGCCCACTTGTCCACAGTTGGGTAACGGGAGGCTTTTGGTCTCTGGTGGATGTGACTCACGAGTTCGTTTGTGGTACTTACCCGAAggcggcgctgctggggcccATCCCTATCACTTCCTGGAGTTGCTCGAAGGTCACACAGACTGGGTGCGAGACGTTGCTTTCGAACCTCTTTCCGCTGCGACGCGATACGCAGTTATTGCTAGTTGCGGACAGGACAGGAGTGTCATCATTCACCGCAAACAGTGGAGTCACCTCACGACTTGTATTGATGACCGGGGGTTGCGGAGCGgcgaagggggaagggatgCCATGGGAGAGGTGAGCGGTGGTTGGGAGCGCAGTTGCGTCCTCTTCGATGAGCCGGTATGGCGTCTCTCGTGGTCGCCCACTGGAGGCATGCTGGTGGTTACAACTGGCAATTCGGAAGTGTTTATCCTCCGTGAAGGCAATGAGTTTTGCCAACCATGGTTTAAAACACCTCTCAGCGAATACGAAAACCAAAATCAGCGGGTTCACTGA